One genomic region from Remersonia thermophila strain ATCC 22073 chromosome 1, whole genome shotgun sequence encodes:
- a CDS encoding mitochondrial 54S ribosomal protein bL19m — translation MNAAPLARRPLGCLKATLRQTRHQRLLVRHMATEASQTTSKPPVQHGFYPITDPKKKTIRTAFAVYPQGTVAGVKNASPPPSNVLQALHEAQIKRLDPTGVRTAMFGKNRDAVKPGDVLMITHRRGGEPFAGVVMSIRRRGIDSAVLLRNHLGKIGVEMWFKIYNKNVAGIDIIKRAPKRARRARLTYMRQPKHDMGSVENLVFEWKRTRKVFSTAKSAAGAGGKNAKGAKAAKKK, via the exons ATGAACGCTGCTCCcttggcgaggcggcccttGGGCTGTCTCAAAGCGACTCTTCGACAGACCCGGCATCAGAGGTTGCTCGTGCGACACATGGCCACGGAAGCCTCCCAGACGACGTCCAAGCCGCCAGTACAACACGGCTTCT ATCCCATCACCGaccccaagaagaagaccATCCGcaccgccttcgccgtctACCCGCAAGgcaccgtcgccggcgtcaagaacgcgtccccgccgcccagcaacGTCCTCCAGGCCCTCCACGAGGCGCAGATCAAGCGCCTCGACCCCACCGGCGTACGAACCGCCATGTTCGGCAAAaaccgcgacgccgtcaagcCGGGCGACGTGCTCATGATcacccaccgccgcggcggcgagccgttCGCGGGCGTGGTCATGTCgatccggcggcgggggatcGACtcggccgtgctgctgcgcaACCACCTCGGCAAGATCGGCGTCGAGATGTGGTTCAAGATCTACAACAAGAACGTGGCGGGCATCGACATCATCAAGCGCGCTCCCAagcgggcccgccgcgccaggtTGACGTACATGCGCCAGCCCAAGCACGACATGGGCAGCGTCGAGAACCTGGTGTTTGAGTGGAAGCGGACGAGAAAGGTGTTTTCGACCGCCaagtcggcggccggggcgggtgGGAAGAACGCCAAGGGcgcgaaggcggccaagaagaagtag